The DNA region GAAATGGGAAGAGCGGAATGCcacttatggaacttgttttaCCTACTTCGAGTAGGGAAGttatttttcccatttttcaGGCACTTGTTTTccgcaatttttttaaaaaatatgagcAATTATGTGTAGGAATATGGGAAAATtagaaatataaaatattttcctccatgcCAAACACACCCTATATATCCCTAATTATGTGTAGGAAGATGAGCAACTTtggcaaatagaaaatcaacaGGAACTAGCCTTCCTCGGATCTTCCTTTTAGAGAACCAAAAATGACAAGCACTATTCTACACATAAGAAAAAAAGGTGATATGGTGACCAACATCCAGAAATGGGTAACAGGACAAAAGGTGCTTACCTGAGTCCTTAATTTGAATTCTGCCGCAAGATCCTCCAGCGGCACACATTTGTGTTTCTGCGACAGTATATGAAAAGATTTGACTTACTCATGTCAATAGTTTTCGCTAAATTGCGAGTTATGTACTCTGACCATAAAAGTAGATCCTGACTAACATCAAAAATTTCTAAtgcaaaatagagaaaaaatgtacttatcaaaaaagaaaagatcaaaTCACATTCaaaggcaaaagaaaaagaagaggaacaATGTAGATATAGTATATGAATCTTTGGTTTGTCATTACTCAACTGGCATGAATTAAAATTACCTTAATGTATTCCACAAAATCAAAAAGCAGCCCCTGGCTTCCATCTTGTACTTCATTTTCAGTTGTTCCTTCAGCATCAACAGAAATTTCACCTTTCCATTTTTCAAACTCTAATGCAGCAGCTTCTTCCTCTTTGGCCTGTCGAGCCTTGGCTTCTTCTTCCTACACAGATTATCCCAGTTCTCTCAAAAGTATTCTGCAACACATCAAGTGATTCCACAGACATATACTTACCAGTGCACGCTCTTTAGCTTCACGCTCCTCTTCCTTCCTCCTCCTGACTTCATCATAGTGACTTTGCTTTGTATGTTTTGATTCCCGAGCAGCTTCTTCAGCCTATATGGTCAATGAGAAGAATCATGGCCAACCCTgattttcaatttctaaaacTTGCAAGAGGCAATAGAAATGCACATTTCAGTTCTGAATCTAAAAGACAAGTCGTGTGTCACAACATAATGTCATGGAGATGATATTCATGATGCCTTGGAGGGGGTCTTAATTCTAAGGTGAATATTATTGACACACTGCAAAATGTGTTAAACCATGCCATTCTTTAGCTTTTCATCCGCGAGATGGGAGAGAAATTACCCAGCCATAAAGTGAATGGAAAGCAAACAGGTGAGGATTGAATGTTTaaccatcacataaattgaattCCACTAAACAGATTCAGTTCCATAGTAATAATTTTATTCAAAGTACACTACTGTTCCATTTCCATCTTAGTGTTTAATTAACCATTTAGAATTTCTACCTAATATTTGTAGTTGCATCAACGACCTGTAAAACTTGAGTGTGTAAAATGCTCTATCATGTTGAAAAATCTTGCACTCTTTCTATTTCTACGATTTGAGAGGAAGGGCTTATTTTGTattggccaaacccatcgacgtgaacacctgtggtcgtccacttctttcacttgagcacctaaagtgacccttgttccatttaaacacttcaggtgggtcattcctattccacttagacactttttgcaccgttatcggagcaaaactaacaccaaagggggcgccacctcattgcacatccaaccagcccaaaagccccaaattttaatggtcaaaactccacgaatttataAATTAgtaaatttacaattaaaatgagttggcacaatttaaatgagctagcacaatttaattggccacttaatccacgtaggagacgactggtgttggttttgctccgataacggtgcaaaaagtgtctaagtggaataggaatgacccacctgaaatgtctaaatggaacaagggccactttaggtgctcaagtgaaagaagtggacgaccacaggtgtttgtcgatgggtttggcctttgTATTTTACTTACTCATTCAGGGTGAATCCTGAAGGTCAGAAAGCAGCAACCAATCAAGATGCTATCATTGACTAAAGATGCTCAACGTACAAAGTTCTGGCAATgtttataagttaaaaaaataaagacacGAAGAACTCAACACAAGCTAGGATTCCTAGTTCTTATTAATCAAGAAATTACTTAAAATGGAAGAGAATTCAACCATTAATTTTGAATTATCGAAAAAAAAAGGTCCTTGAATAATTAGGGAACAAACACCTAATGATTAACAAACTATCTAGGAAACATGAAAAAGAAACTAAATCCTAATATAATTAGATTGCTTTACAGATCTATTATAGCATAATACAGTGCTACATGAACATTAATCTTTCACCCACTCTATTTCTACATTGAACTCTCCTTGGGTCCGACAAAAACTAAAGTTTGGGTTTCCGTGATTAATAGGTGTGTAATAATTCTTTCCAGCTTCAATTTAGGGAATAAGATAAGAGAGAAACTGAAAGTTTGATAAGCATAGAAATGTCTTTAAACACTTGTATGCTCATACTATACATTGCTGACATATTTCTGATAATAGCTAGTCCCATCGTTGGGACTTCTTTTTATCCCATGCTTAATCTTTGTTGCAATAATTACAATCAACACATGCCCTCAAAGCAAAGCATACAAATCACAAGCATCAGGCTTGTTACAAACAAAAATTGTACTCATTAAGATTATAAGAGTTCTGCTACAGAATTAGGTTCAGGACAATTAACTTTTGCAAGAATGGAACTCAAATGCTTATAAGTTTGAGATACCTGTCTTTGTGCTTCCCGCTCTTGacgcttcttttcttttttctttgatgatttTGCAGCATAATATCCATCTCCAGGTTCTTCATCATCACTGCCATCAGCCAGTTCTGCacatatttgaaaaaatataaacatgAAGCATCAACTTCATCTAGTGCACCTAAAGCAGGGGAAGCAGTTTGTGGGTAGTAATCAAGAAGAGCTAGGCCACCTAAAAGACATTAAGAAAAATACATCTTTCGTACCAAGAAAAGTAACAATAAACATGTCTTTATCCACGAATGGTAACCCTTTACTTCTCGTTTGATGCAACACCTTACAAAATGAAGTTGTCACAATGAGGATGAACATAAAGAGACAAAGTTATAGCCAATTCAATAAGCCATAGCTAATTAGGCTCATTTTGAATGAATGGAAAGATACTCCTCCTGTAGTTTTATCTTGCATATTTTACTTTGAAGCAATGGCTCAAAGGTCAGAAACAGTGTCCAATTTCTTTTTACCCTCCAACTTAAAGAGTTGAAACCAGATGAGCAAAGATAATTTCTAGTAAAATATCATCGAAAATGTGACACTGTATCtttagattttaaaaataaacaagcTAAAACGATATGGAAGAAAAATTAGACATCAGAAGAAAACCAATAAAACAGTTCCAATCGGGCAAGAGATGAAGGAGAgaataaaaacaataaaacaGTTCCAATCGGGCAAGAGATGAAGGAGAgaataaaaacaataaaacaGTTCCAATCGGGCAAGAGATAAGGAGAGAATACCATCTATAGTGGCTGCAGCCAAAGATGTGCTAACAGCTGAAGAGGCCGGTCTTCGACGCATTCGACGTGTTCCAGTGGCTCTTACTACTGTTTCCCTCTGTTCAACCTGATATTCAGACGACAATAGTTTCAGTTCTTGCTAAATTAGACTaagtttggccataaataccaaaaacaaattcactttttttggaatttttgaagttggagttgtgtttggccatagtttttgaaattgtagtttttggtgaaatgtagtgtaaaaaaagtgaaatttttttgaaaaacaagtttttgttgtttttggtattctggaATACAACTCCGGAGTTGTATTCCgagtatttatggccaaacgcctaaaagtaaaaaaagtgaaaaaaaattccggaaaaaagtgaataatatttatggccaaacggctagttagaataatgtatttatttcttatttctccAAATTCAGTGACGATTAAACAGCATCGAGACACATTTTACAAGTCCCTCCAGTAATACCACCATAATGGAGTCTATTAATGCTGACGTCTAGCACTCCCTCTGTTCCGATTATACAATACTCTTTTCCCATTTCAGGATATCCCAAGATGTGCAGCATAATTACATCTCTTTACAACTTTCACACctttaagaattcaaattcATTAAACTATTCAAACTTTAAACATCACGTGATATTTTCTTTATCAAACTACTTTTAACCATTAATCTGATATTTTCTTTCATTgtcattaataaaaaattaagttcagattaacatcttaaactcatcatatccAGTCAAATATTGTTATATAAAATGGGCCAAGGACTATTAGTTATTATGGTTGTACCAAAACTTTAATCCTAACATcaattcataaatcataatcttCTCAAACTCCAACGATGGTGTGATACCCACTTGTAGATCACTCTTTAGTTAGGAGGGTCAAAGAATCAATCCCCTATCCCTATCACCTTGTACCGGAGAACTTTCACGAATAATCCTCTTACATCACCAAGTTTGTAACAGAAAACAAGCAGCAAGAAACCAATCGACCACAAGGAAAAGCAATTAAACCTGAGTTTCATCTTCATGTTCTCTGGAAGACTCAGAATTTTGGCTGCGTTTCCACAGATAAAGGGGAACTAATGCCAAAATCAGAAGCATCGAAAGAATCGCTACCAACATGTCCTCCATTTTTCAATACTTTAGTGCGGTATCCTGCCTGAAATTGCAATACACAAGGCATGATAAGTATAAGAAATATGCCTCAGTCCCAAATTAGTTGGGGTCGGCATGATAAGTGAGGTATGAAAAGGcctttaagaaaaattaagcAAATTCCTTAACGTAGACCAGAAAAACTTCGACAGTAAACAATTAGAATAAAGTGATTTGGATATATGGAGTTTTTTTCAGATCAATTGACTTCACATGATTGAATTTTTAAACGGTTGGAAATTGAACTCCATCAAAATGAGTTTCACAAGGCATATCCAGTCCGAGGCCGGATAAAGGAAGAGGGTTGCCATAGGTTGATGGTTATTTGAAATAGGGATCATATAGGCTTGACATACACAAGGCATGATAAAAACAACAACCATGCCTCAGTCCCAAACAATTTGGGGTTGGCTTGATCAGTTAGCTATGAAAAACCCTTTAAAAGAAATTAAGCAAATTCCTTAACATAGACCATAAAACTTAGACATTATACAATTAGGATAGAGTAATTTGGATATATGGCGGTTTTTCAGATGAGTTGACTTCATGATTGAATTTTTAAACGATCAGAAATGGAACTCCACCAAAGTGAGTTCCACAAGGCATATCCATTCCGATGCCGGATAAAGGAAGAGAGTCGCCATACGTATATGGATATCTGAAATTGGGACCATATAGGCTTGAAAGAGCAGAATGTAAGCAGATCATTCATATAGACAAACTCAACTAGTTAAAATTGAGGCATAATTGAGCAAATTAACTTGTCAAAATCACAAGGAAGTCCAAAAACTAATATTTCAGTTTCTACATGCAGCCAGAAAGCACTGTAACCAAATTGCAAATTCTTTAACGTAGAGCAGAAAACTTCGACATTAAACAATTCGGATAGAGTGATTTGGATATAAGGCTGTGTTTCAGATCAGCTGACTTCACAAGATTGAATTTTTATGGGATTAGAAATTGAACTCTACCAAATTGATGGCATATAATTAATCTATTCAAAATTAGGATCATATAGGCTTGAATTGAGCTAATATAAGCAGATGATTCATATAGACAAACTCGACTAATTAGAATTGAGGCATAATTGAGCAAATTATTAACTTATTAAAATCACAACAAAGCTTAACAATCCATAGTCTACTCGTTATACAGGATTAAAATTAGGATCATAAGAGCTTGAATAGAGCAGAATATAAGCAGATGATTCATATACTCacttcgtctcaatttatgtgatatttttcgctttttgagagtcaatttgactaaactttgaagctaaattggattagattaactcaaatATTAAGATGAaaatttctatatttgaaaactacaaaaagtactataattttttgcaacttttctcttatcaatttggtgaaaaaatacatcttaaaatactGGTCAAAGTTCAAGCAGTTTGAATCTCGGaaagcgaaaagtatcacataaattgggactgaGGGAGTAGCAAAACCCAAACTAGTTAGAATTGAGGCATAATTGAGCAAATTAAATTTGTCTAAATCACAACGAAGCTTAACAAACCATATTTGACTCGTTATGCAGGATTAAAACTAGGATAAGCAGATGATTCGTATAGCAAAACTCAAACTAGTTAATTGAGGCATAATTGAGAAAATTAACTAGTTAAAATAACAACGAAGCTTAACAATCCGTATTCTACTCGGTATACAGGATTTAAATTAGGATCAAAACTCAAACTAGTTAGAATCGAGGCATTATTGAGCAAATTAACTTGTtaaaaggcataatacataaataggcccttaaacttggcctcagctggcaagtatgccctccaactttgggtgtgcacaagtaggcacttcaacttgtataaagttaaACAAGTAAACACAAATGCCGACGTGGAGTATAAATATTGGAGGGCCACATCATTGCCCCGTCAATGCCACGTCAACATTTGTGTTTATTTATTCAACTTTAAACAAGTTGatgtgcctacttgtgcacacccaaagttggagggcatacttgccagcCGAGGCCAAGTTTAAGggcctatttatgtattatgccttgtTATAATCACAAAGAAGCTTAACAATCCGTATTCGAATCattatacataattaaaaattGGATTAAAACTCAAACTAGTTAGAACCGAGGCATTATTGAGCAAATCAACTTGTCAAAATCACAACGAAGCTGAACGATCCGTATTCTGCTCGTTATACAGGAGTAAAAATTGGATCAAGCAGATGATTCAAATAGCAAAACTCAAACTAGTTAGAATTGAGGCATAATTGAGCAAATTAACTTGTCAAAATCACAACGAAGCTTAACAATCCGCATTCTACTCGTTATTCGGGATTAAAATTAGGATCATAAGCAGATGATTCATTTAGCAAAACTCAAACTAGTTAGAATTGAGGCATAATTGAGCAAATTAACTTGTTAAAATCACAACGAAGCTTAACAATCTGTATTCTACTCGTTATACAGGattaaaatttggaaaactCAATTTAGTTATAATTGAGCAAATTAAAT from Lycium ferocissimum isolate CSIRO_LF1 chromosome 2, AGI_CSIRO_Lferr_CH_V1, whole genome shotgun sequence includes:
- the LOC132046630 gene encoding DDRGK domain-containing protein 1, whose product is MEDMLVAILSMLLILALVPLYLWKRSQNSESSREHEDETQVEQRETVVRATGTRRMRRRPASSAVSTSLAAATIDELADGSDDEEPGDGYYAAKSSKKKEKKRQEREAQRQAEEAARESKHTKQSHYDEVRRRKEEEREAKERALEEEAKARQAKEEEAAALEFEKWKGEISVDAEGTTENEVQDGSQGLLFDFVEYIKKHKCVPLEDLAAEFKLRTQECINRINSLEEMGRLSGVMDDRGKYIYISLEEMKAVADYIRREGRVSISHLASKSNQFIDLEPKVEVVEDIGSIEEPIVA